The sequence below is a genomic window from Mus musculus strain C57BL/6J chromosome 4, GRCm38.p6 C57BL/6J.
ACCACCTATCCTAACTAAAGCGCTTATAATTCTATACCTGATTATGTCCTGATTTTCGTCTGTATTACCATCTGGAAACCATCCTTTTAACGCTATATCATTTCTCTCAATGCtaaacaacttgagtttgatcatgagactataactagccgtcaaccccatcagaaatacGAGCacaaattaaatattacctgaatattTAGGAAGCACAAAACATAGTTTCCAAAACTTAAACAAATTGTAGGACAGCGGACTGCCAGGACAGTCCCCTATTTCTCAAAATGTCTGCGCATCAGTCTTCAGTTTTCTGGCCCAGAGCCATCTGGCAGACCTTGAAATGAAGCAGGAATATGAAGGACTAGCTTACCCTGTCTTGGCAGAGCGTAGCAGTCAACTATCCGACATCTGTTTGTCTTCTTTGGACAATATTTTATCTGCCTTGCCATTACTTTATGGAGAttttgatgctcaatttcttctttggaaGAGAATGGGGAAGCTGTTAGGATGACATGTCTTGTCAAGTGATCCTTAATGATGTAATaatattaaatgtcacattctgtggatttctgatgttttttaaGACGATCTATGTAAAgtatatctgaactgttaaacTTTAACTATTCTTAGCCTTTTCTATTTGAGTAAATTGAAAacactttattataattaaatcagaatccaacataaccatgagtttactatctggcccttaacttgtgttACTTAATCATCCTAAACAGCTTTTAGAAGGACTGGAtctaagccttgtattcttaaatgtTAAATTCTTGTTGTATAGGCACAACGtctatctaagagtaacaaaattaattttaaattttgtatcaatatacagacttataccaatgaaaaccttagcTCTATATCAATATAtgaattctgtaccaatgtaagaaattataacttcaatttttCATCAATTACAAAGATTTCTATTGATGTAAGATTATGGCTACACAATGTTTTGTTCAAGAGTAAAATTAGTAATCCATCCCATCTACTTTCTccctgttcaaaattatgaccatttccaaaTTATCTCTTAAAATGACAATCTATCCATAATTTGTAAAATCACCATAATCAGACGCCCAAACCCAAGGGGTCTGAACGATGACTTTCCACGGCTTCTTCCTGCTGAGTAGGGTCAATGTGATTCTTTAAAGGGTGGGCAGGGCTAGGAAACTTAGAAAAATTGGCtagacttaagaaagctagcGTTAGCATCTGTTATCCAGTATGCACATGTTTTGGAAAGTTCAGAGCTTGACTGAGGTTCTGATTGGATCCATATGAAAGGCTGGGTGAGGTGAGATCATCTGGAATCTGCAGCAGCTCCTGAAGCTGCTCTGGACCCAAGACTCTGGACAGCATCAGGAGGCGGGGCTGGAACAGCAGGTCAGTGCAGCATCTCCGAGGATGAGTCTTGTCAAAGCCATAGATCCTGCAATATATGAATCTCATAACCAATGAACCAAAATTTTATACCATTAAGATTTTTGTATGGCTTGTGCAAGgtgcacagatcagttaaggatgaaattttgttccttctttgagCAGGTAAAAGACAACTATCCTATTATGAGTTAACTTGATCAACAGCCAATtgtaataaatcttcattcatgccATGTGAAGGATGGCACAATGAACCTTAAGGATCCCATAaccaacaagatttattgtctCATCTTAGTTGAAGTTTTGACGAGAGACATTTTTTATGTCTAAGCCAGTTACTGGGCTGTTCCCATGTCGAGGAATCAGTAAATCAAATTACCTGTCctgtttgatttttctcaaatttttcttttctgttggcaagatcttggtgggggaggggtgtctactcctgtcatatctgatccatatcacTCTGGAAGGGGTCCaagccttttcttccttccctgtcaACACAAATGCAGAGCCTCCCTCCCAAAATTCCATGTCCTTGGTCCAGTAACCGGAAACCATTAAAGGTGTAGcatgacctctctcccagaggaattttAATATGGCCATCAAACTCATAACCACTCACATCTTGATAATTAAAACAACTCAAAGAACTTAAAATAATCTAAACAAGTATTATCTGTTGAGACAGTGCTTCTTCACTGTGCCCTGCTTATAACCTACAATTTAAGATCAAAAGCCTCAATTATTTATACATCTATATAAACTTAAATCCTCCCTTCTGTGGAGACTAATATCCCTGTGGGTACATATGGTAGTATGCCCTTTTCTCTTTGTATAATTACCAAGGCCTAAGTCTACTGTCTGAGATAGGTTAGGTTCCCTATCCCCTGCTTTCAGACCTAATTTTTAAAGATCAAAAGCCTCAATTATTTATTATCTATGTGATCTTACTGTGTAAGCCTATTTCCAGGCTCTATGCATACCAGGCAGAAAAATCCCAGAAATCCCATGTAGACCATGTTCAAAGATCCTAAGTATTTGCCCTGGCAAGACCTTTCAAATTTTCTCTAAAGCATTTCTTCATTCAATTTCCCTGACTTCTCCCTTCTGTGGAACTTAATATCTATGTAtacagctgggcctggtggcacatgcctttaatcccagcactcgggaggcagaggcaggtggatttctgagttcgaggccagcctggtctaaaaagtgagttccaggacagccagggctatacagagaaaccctgtctcggaaaaaaaaaaaaaaaaaaaaaaacaaactatgtATACTTAAGAACATTTAAACAATTATCATTATACTCCCGTCTATCCTTTAGAGCAATTAAATCTTCACGTTTTACTTATACCTACCCTTTGACTATTTGCTTGTAGGAAGCAGGCTGCCTCTACCATCTGACTCTCTGCCTTGGAGCAGCCATCCTGACTCTTTGCACAGCAGGGGCTCCGAGCATCTCAGCTAAGATTCTCTGAGGCAGCTGGAATCTTTTAAAAGGGCCTTGGGGTAAATCCCTGCAGGTGGCTATGTTCCTTTATCCAAGTTTTGTAACCATCTGACTCAGCTCAGCTCACTGAGAAACCAATTCTCCCCTCTAAACTCATGATGGGTGTGTATTCCATTTGGGAATCTCTAATTAATGTTAAATAGTGAGTTCTTACCTACCACATTGGGGCCATCTGTTGTAATGAGTTTAGCTAACCACTTTGTGCTTCCAGCAGGTCACACTCCCAGCCACCAGCCAGAGACCTCTGGATTTGCAAATGAAATAcacgcacgaacacacacacacacacacacacacacacacacacacacaagcacacaccagttaattttgaTATACTGTGACTAGCTTCATGGCTGGGCACTCTTAAACTTTCCCCTGCTAGTAAACATCTTCCAAAATCtagatttcatctctgctacccagGCCCAATCAGGGAAGTGGCCCATGGCCTGATTCTCACATGTTGGCAGGCCTGCagtctggtcttccttctttcctgaaaTGGTGAAAGCAGGCTGGATGGAGGAGATAATCCCTTAGGCCTTGCGAAGGAAGGACCCAGGTAGTCTCTGTTGCATGACTTTGGGACAGCTTCATTATGGAACCAAGGGCAGAGCTTTTCTGCTCCATCTGCTTTTCAGGAGGTTTTATGGCTTGTAGAAGATGGAACCTACCTGGAAGGAGTGGGAAACATGGAAGGATGGGCTTGTGGGTTATAGCCCAGCCCTGCTTCCAGCCTGGTTGCTCTCTGCTTCTCCCATCATCTGAGATGCAACAAACTCTGTGGCAAACTCCCAGCATCTGAATGGAGCTGCCCACCACGCTTCCCTGCCACGATGGATTCCAGCATCtcaaaccaaaataaatcctttctcctttaggTTGCTTCATATCAGGCATGTGGTCACACGGTGAGACAATTAATAAATACAGCATCCAAGGATAATTAATCGTCCCCTTCTCTGTGACTATCAAACTGATAAGCCCCACACCTCCGTCAAGGATACATACACATTTCCCTGGCCTGTGTCCCCGAGATCACCAGGAATTCTTTCATGCTCTCAACCAGCAGTGTTGGAAGCATAAATGTCTGCTGATGCGGATGCAGCGAGTTATTCTCTCTTTATGAATAAGGGGTTGGTAGTCAGGCATTTGACCCTGTTCTGAACTTCTCCAGGGTGGAGAACAATGGTGGTTCCTACGGCTCTGGAAGCTTCTCTGTTTATATTGAAAGCTTTCCTGGGTTGCTTAGCTTTTACTTTGAGATGTGCTTTTTGCATTGCCAGCTTCCTCATACTTTTaaagaatgtattttaatttatatgggtgtgtatgtatctctgtgtatgtgtgtgtcgtgtgtgtgtgtgtgtgtgtgtgtgtgtgtgtgtgtgtgtgcacaagtgcatacagaggccagaagggggcccCCTGATATCcccctgagctggagttacacgTTACTGTGAGCCACCCAACCAATATGGATGCTGATAATCAAATttgggttctctacaagagcagcaaacccttaactgctgagccatctcgccccctccccctgctcacactgtttttgtttgtggtagCAAGGACTCCAAAGCCCAGGGCTGTTTacctgctctgccactgagctgtctcaccaggCCAGCGTTCACATCTTCTCTTGCTGGCATTTCCTCCCAGGCTTGCCATTTCTCTTGGAATAAACGAATTCAGAGTTTTTGGGAGGCTTGATTGGCATGGTGCTACCTGGGCCATCATGGGTATGTTGTAAGAGTGATACATGGATTGAAACCTGGTGCTTACAATGTCTCCTGAGGGATTGGAGAGCTGGTGTAGTGGTCAAGTGGTTGGTCAACACTCACATTGGAGAGCTCTCGACCACATATAACTCCATGTGGCCCTGAAGGAGGAGTCAACCAGCTTGCACGTGCTCCCTTCTGCGACGAGGATGAGGTCAGACTGAGCAAAGCTGGTCTTCTGAAGTCTGAAGAAAGTCAGCTTTCTCTGCTTTCCccaaaggagaggaggaagcaggaggtcCTTTGACACATGTGGCCATCTTCCAACCATAGAAGTCAGCTTAAGGACAAAAATGATACCGAGAAGGAACAGGGAAGAAAAGGACCGAAAGGCATACAGAACATGTTCCATCATCCACCCAGGCCCGAAGGCTCCTCCTGTACTTTCAGACTCTTTACTGGCTGTAACTAGTAGGCAACTCACCTGCATTTGCTCTCCAGTGTCTCCCCAGAGCAGAGGTCCCCAGCACAGAGTAGGTCCCCAGCACAGAGTAGGTCCCCAGCACAGAGTAGGTCCCTAGCACAGAGTAGGTCCCTAGCACAGAGTAGGTCCCCAGCACAGAGTAGGTCCCTAGCACAGAGTAGGTCCCCAGCACAGAGTAGGTCCCCAGCACAGAGTAGGTCCCCAGCACAGAGTAGGTCCCCAGCATCAAATAGGTTCTCAGTTTAGTTTATTGACTGAGGAAGCATTAATAAGGTCACCGCATGTGACAGCTCATCATCACCCTGACAGAATTTACAGTTGCCATGGAAACACACTCCTGGGTATATCTCTGAAGAAGCTTTTAGAAAGTTTTAACCAAGGGGGGAATGTGGTCGGCATCATCCTAAGGGCTGGGATGAATgaagagaaagcaaactgagcaccagcctctctctctctctctctctctctctctctctctctctctctctctctctctctctctctgtgtgtgtgtgtgtgtgtgtgtctccctgtctctctgtgtgtctctctctgtctctgtctctctgcttcctggctgcagaaGTCATGTGAGTGGCTGCTCCGTGCTCCTGCCCCATGACTTCCAGCCACAGTGGACTGTacacccttgaactgtgagccagaatacgtgccaccaccactaccacccccaGTTACTTTTgtctggtattttgtcacagcaactggAAAAGTGACAAACACAGCTGCTTTGTTCAGAGAGTTCAAGGGTGTACAGTCCACTGTGGCTGGAAGTCATGGGGCAGGAGCATGGAGCAGCCACTCACATGacttctgcagtcaggaagcagagagacagagacagagagagacacacagagagacagagagacacacacagggggagaatgagagagagagagagagagagagagagagagagagagagagagagagagagagagagagagaggctggagctCCTTAAGACTCTAGGAAACATAGGAAGCCTGTGACAGGAAGTGAAGGATGACAGCTGGCTGGCAGCAGTGCTCACAGCTCTCTAGGGAACTTGTAAATCATAGCCTTTGATTTGATGGTGATGGTTGTATTGACTTCTAAACTAAAAGAGGGGgggtatgtgttcatgtgtgtgctgtgtatgtgtgtatgcatgtatgtgttgtacgagtgtgcctatgtgtgtgtctgagtatgtctgtatgcatgtgtatgcgtatataagtatgtgtatgtgtgtacatgtgtgtgcatgtatatgcatgtatatgtgtattgtacaagtgtgtgtgcatgtgtgtatatgtgtgttgtataagtgtgtacatgtgtgtgcacatgtgtgtatccatgtgtgtgttgtatgagtatgtatgtatatatgtgtatacatgtatgtgcacatgtgtgtatgtgtgtgcatgtgtgtacacatgtatgtgtatgtggctgtgtgcacatgtatgtgtatgtgggtacatgtacacatgtgtgtgcttgtgtgtacatgtgttgcATACCTGTACTCACAGGTATACACACCCATGAATGTGCatgaagaggccagaggaagacattAGGTAtcctgctctctcactctcttattCCCTTGAAACAGTCTCTCTCGATGAACACAGagacagccagcagccagcaagccccagtcatcctcctgtctccattcccTAAAGCACTGAGGTTCCAGACATGTACAGCCACACGTGACTATTTATGTGGGTGtcggggatttgaacccaggccctcacaCTTATGCAGCAAACCGTCTCACCGACTGAGCCCAGCCCCCTGAAACCCCTTACTCTTTATTATTTTAgacatgtagcccaagctggccttaaactactCCTACACACACAAAGATGACCTTTAGTTTCTGGCACTCtcgcctctgcctgctgagcgcTGAGGTTCCAGATGGGCACCCACATACCCAGGTCACGCAGGGCAGGGCATCAGATCCAGGGCATCAGATCTGCCAAGCAAGCACTGCACCAACTAGGctgcctctccagctcccccAAAGATACAAATAAATACCAAGAGCAAGAAAATGGCACTGCAGTCTGAGCTCCTCAGTGTCTCACACATATCCATCCTGACCTCCATGTCAACCACTCCAGCTGCCACCCTGGAACCCCACCCTTCCATCCGACTATCAAGTAGAGACAGTGGTCCCATGAGTGTGCTGGAAGCATAGGCTCCCTGCatgcttcccccctccccctgcccaatATTGATTGGTTCCCCCTgaggacaaggctgcccacaaaAGGCCTTGCCATCTCATGTCTCCTTTGTCTGGCTTACAGCCCTAAAAAGTCAGTctaattatttccatttttatagatGATTCAGGTCCTGACTTTGCTGTAATTTCTGCCACATTGCACAAGAGGTGTGAAGGCCCTAACACCAACACcctttctggaatgtctgaacCTTTCTAAGTCCAGCTTCCACTAGCATTGCACTTCAATGGGGtagcctcctccaggaagctagCCCAGATTTCTCCAACATGATACAGCCCTATGGGAACATTCAGTGTCCCATCCTGCCCAGGTCAGGATTCAAAAGCAAACTGTCTCAGAATCCAGGCTCCTCTTGCGCTCCctactcccagggactaaacttcGATGCCATGCTGTTGGGAGTCAGCTGTTCCTATGACTCATGGTTTGAGGCCTCGTGACCCAGGCCAGAAGCTAGGGACTGCCAGAAGAACTCTCattaaaaatcaaaaggaaatggCAAGAAAAGAGACCTCTCTCAGTAGACGGTGACTCAGAGCTGCAGGGTGTACCAGGCAGGTGGACTTGGTCCCCATCACCTTTGCAACAGGGACAGAGCTTgcagtacccagatgcccctgggAGGTGGCAGAGGTAGGAGTGTGGTTTCAGGAAGTGGATGGGCAGGGTTGGATGTGGGGTTGAGGCCCTGTGTATAGCCTTGTTTACAACTCCCCTCCTGTGTTCAAAACCTTTCTTCCCCAGTCACATAGCCGAGGGAGTCGGGCTACTCAGAGCTCTCCTCCTGACTCTTCAGAGAAACTTCCCAGGGACAGGGCACTTTGGCCAGGGTGTCTAGATTCCTTCTCTTGAGACCCAGCCAAGTCCACAGAATGCAGACAGACCCCAGGCcctcagagcagctgaggcttgaagCTGGACAAGGGGTCATTAGTCACGTGCCCCAGGTGCCTCCTCCCATGAGAGTTTTTCCCGAGACtggaagaaaaatagagaagagagaaTTAGGCTTTATAATTGTGTTATTATAAAGTCAGACATAGTCCAGGCTGTATTAACATCATTCctctgattttatttaaaaaacaaaaaacaaaaaacaaatcgtGGTCTGAGTAGCACAGcgctcacctacccacccccgCCCTCAGCCCAAAGGGGCTAAGTTGGCCCTTGGTGAGCCCTTTAGGGCTGCCTGGGTCCACATTCCAGCTCCTTATTTACtgaggtgtctgtctgtctgtctgtctgtctgtctgtgtcagtccccacctcaccccctgTCGTGGGCTATGGAGGGTCTTTGGCCCTGTGTACACCCCTGTGGCCCTGCACATGCTCAGTGCGAGCCAGTTCTCATGAAGGAGGTGAGGCAGGATGCCCCTGTCTCTGTAACACAGACAGGAACACTGAGGTCCCAAGCAAGGGAAAGGGACTGCCCAGGGCCTCGTGCGTGATCCGTGGTGGAAACAGGATTCAGAAAGCCCTGGGTGTTGACAGAAGCAGATGGCCAAGTTATCTCAGTCACCAGTCATGAAGAGGGACGGTTGGGGAGGAACACTTCTGCACTGGAAACAGGACACACTCGGAACTTGGCTCCGAGAAAGCTTCAGTTTCTCCACAGCACTGGGCCTCATCCAATGGGTTGGTTACAAGGAAATGAACACAATAGGAAGCATAGGggaaaaaatggggcacagaccCCGGGAGCAAAGTTAGCAATTTAAGAGTGTGGGGGTCCAGAGAAGGTGGAACAGAAGGAAAGATGGCCACACGACTCTCCCATCCCTGTTTTCACACACCCTCGGAAGAGCCCCCCGGGGAACTGGCTGGCCCCTCCCCTGGGAACTTAGTCAAAGTGTCGGAATTATTGCATCACTGGGCACTCCAGGGTTAATGACGGGGGTGGACAGGCCCTGTGTATTTAACTAATTGGGAGGTGTCTGGAGATCAGAGGCCCCAGCTCACTTCCTCCCATTGCAGCAGGCTCCCATGCCCCCTGCCTACCTCCCCCAGGATGAAACCTCCCATTGCCCtggcttgcctttgcctcctgggtaAGTGACTTTCAtgacctctctcctcctctcctccctcacccCATACTCTGGATACCTGAGCAGGGCTCGCTAGAGGCCGCCCGCcttcccaccaccacccacctggCCATCCTAAGGCTCCTGAGGCAGCACTgactggaagagaggaagggcagGGGAAAGGGCCCAGAAGAATGCAGTGGGAAAGGGTTTGAGAGCCATGGGATCCCCAGCCTGTGGGGATGAGTGCCTCCCCACCGCAGAATCAGAAGATTCTGGGACAGAGCTGCTGGGGAGACAGGGGCTGAGGGCTAGGGAGATTCAGATTTTCCTGAGAGACATGTAAAGAGTCAGTGTAGGGGTCCAGGATAGCATGAGGAAGTGAAGCGGAGTGGGGAACGTGGGATGGGTAGGAGACTGAGTTCGAATCCCCAAGACCTATGTAAAAGCTAGGCATTgagacacacatctgtaaccccggGGGCCGTGGAGGAGTGAATCTTGGCAGCTcgctggctagccagtctagccaaatagGCAAGGTTCAccgagagattctgtctcaacagTGAGGTAGAAAGTAAAGGAAACTGGTACCAACCACGGCTTCCATGGATATGCACGTGTGcgtgacacagacacacacacacaagcacacaggtcGGGGGTGGCTACCTAGGGGATGGAAGCACAAAGCATGTTACTTTGTATCCTTGTTATTGATAGCTGGGTGCTTTGCAGTGGGGAGGTTTACTGAATCCTTGGGGAAATGTCTGGAGTCAGATCTTAAGGGGACTTCGGGATGGGTCCCTGGATGTGATGCTCACCGGCCATGTGGAACCTTGTGGCCTCTGCCGCCGCCGTTTCTGTAGTGCCCCTGGCTGGCGGGAACCTGGTCCAGTTTGGAGTGATGATTGAGAGAATGACGGGAAAGCCTGCCCTGCAGTACAATGACTATGGCTGCTATTGCGGTGTCGGTGGCTCCCACTGGCCAGTGGACGAGAcggattggtgagcaggaggactGCCTGGAGGACCTGGGGGAGCAGtctgggaggaaggagaagctgggGGCACCTAGACAGCAGGGACTCGTACTCTGCTTCCATCCTGGGTCCTGGGGTCCCAGGAGCtgctccagcccagcccagcctgacTAACAGCCCCTCCAGATTAACTCTGCCCCCACAGGTGTTGTCATGCCCATGACTGCTGCTATGGCCGCCTGGAGAAGCTGGGCTGTGACCCCAAGCTGGAAAAGTACCTCTTCTCTATCACTCGAGACAACATCTTCTGTGGTAGGTGACCAACCCTGGAGTGAGCCAGACACCGGGTAGGCAGGAGTCCCTCCAGATGGTGACCTTGATCCTTGTCACAGGGCCAGACCCTTTAAGCATCCCATCATCACATAAGAGTGGGAACACCCGTCCACCATTTCTGATTCTTACAGGGCATCTGGGCTGTACAGCCTCGTGACCCCGCCCATAGAGCCCTTGCCCAGGCTCAGCCTCTGAGGAGTCACCAGAAGGGACAGAGCTGAGCCACTCCCAGAGCTAGAGTCCAACAATCCTCCCTtaggaggaggcagaaggggaTATGACTGAACAGCAGCTCCTATTTGCACCCCCTGGGACTGGTAGGCTGGCCCCACCTCCTTCACTTTGCCCAGTTCATTGCCCATTGGGCCCTATTAGGTTTCCTCCAGGCCTTATCTAGGGAAATAGCCTTAACCAAGAATACCCAAATGGCACTTAAAGTTTTCATCACAATGTAAAAGCCAGGTATAGTTAGcccagaggagagaaggccttgGTGGGTGTAGGGCCCAGGGAAGAACCCAGCAGCCTGAGGATTGGGCTCAACACAGAACTCAGGTCTGTGCCAAAGTGTGAGCTAAGAGATTGCTCAACCGGGCAGCCGTATCAAGTCCTCGTCACTGAGGGCTCAGGCAAGGGTCGGGTGGTTCCCAGTTGGGATGGCACTGAGAGGGTGTTCAGGGAGGAATCAGGCTGAAGAGATACAGGCTCTTTGCCTTATGCCCCCACTCCCTGGTACTTTGAGCAAAGGAATAGTTTGTAGAAAATCTGTGTGATTCTTTGCCTGTTACACTGAGATAGCCCCACCCATTCCACAGCTGCCTACTGTTAGGACCTCCAGTCCTGCTGACATAGCAGGTGTGGGCAGAATACTGAAGGGAGATGCTCACTTTGAAGGGGAAATGAGACACTAGACCCTTCTAGACACGGAGGTGTATTCCTGGGGACAAAAAAAGAACCAGAGCTACCCCGGGCAGAAACAGACAACCACGTGGACAGAAAGAAGTCTTCCAGGCACCTGGCGCTTGCCATGAGGATGCCAGCCGGCTCTCAGGAAGGCAGAGTGGACCAGTCTGATACCTGGGCTGGGTGCAGGCTCTGTCTACTCTGATTAAGACAGGCTGAAGTCCCCAGGAGCCCCAGCATTAGCCTCTAGCCCAGATCCCGGGCATCTCTAACATCACATATGGGAGGGTTGTTACAGTCCTGGCAGGAGGAAGTTGAGAGGTTGTGAAGTCTTGGTACAGCCCTGGCAGGAGGAAGGTGAGAGGTTACGAAGCCTCTGGCAGGAGAGGGCTAAGACCTATGCGTGAGGTTGGAGAGGAAGGAGACACCCTGGGCAAACTTTtggctttctttgtgtcctggaGCTGGCAAGCCAGCCCCAACGCAATCCTTGACAGGCAAAAGTACGGAGCATCCCCTTGAGCGTGGGCTTCCACAGGAAGTAAGAAAGGGGCTAAAGACGGAGCTGGGAAGCTGGACCACAGAGCAGCAGGGAGCCGCCATTACCCTGCCCACCATACACACCccgcccaccacacacacaccccgcccaCCACACAGCGCACAGCGCCCAGCTGCCACCTGAGTCCCTGGCTTGTTTCCATCCCCCTCTAGCTGGTAGAACGGCTTGCCAGCGGCATACCTGCGAGTGTGACAAGAGAGCCGCTCTCTGCTTTCGCCACAACCTGAACACTTACAACCGCAAGTATGCCCACTACCCCAACAAGCTGTGTACTGGGCCCACCCCACCCTGCTGAGGCCCTGCTCGGCTCCATAGCCACCCCAGGCTGCTGCAGTCTCAGGCCCAGAGAAGCTCGGAACCCAGATTCCTCTCCCAGCAGACTCATCCCGCCCCCCCCAGAGATCATGAGCCCTGGTCTCTGGCCTCCAGGACCACACCAGATCCACGGGATCAGCTGAAGAAGTCACGGGACTCGTCAGCGCTCACAAGATCCACTAAGTCGCCTCTGGCAtctcaataccctcttctgaataAGAGAAGTCTATTTTCCTGTAACAGTCTTCCATTATTTCTTCAGACTTTACACAGTTGTTTACCTGCGTtccctcatccatccatccatccatccatccatccagtcatATTTTGAGCACCTATCCTGGGCCAGCACAATGCTAAGCACTGTCATACAGTAGGGAGAGAGGTGACATGGTGGCTCCTGTCTGTAGGGCCAGCCATAAGTCCTTTGTTTTCTACAGCAGTGAATTCCCACGTTTCCATGCCCTGAAACTCAGACTTTGAAACAGCCTGACCCAAGCTCACACAGAGGCCcacccacctgcccctgcctcctgagggctgaggtgaaggtatgtgtcaccatgcccaggccacacacctctctctctctctctctctctctctctctctctctctctctctctctctctctctctctctctctctctccagtcttATCCAAGACTGTCATGGTTCTCTCTGGAAGGAACATTTCTGGCCAGATGGCTTActatgagaaacaaacaaaaaaaaatgcaaacctAAATATATGTTCCTGTTGTCATCAGACCTCAAAACGCCCCCACTGGCAAGGACTAATTTAGATGGGAAAGCAAACCCATCTTgtccacctttaaaaaaaaacagaaacactttttttttttttgaggtgaggtcttatgtaacccaggctggccttgaacttgctatgtagccaaagataaccatgaacttctgaccctcctgcctccacctcctgagtgctaggattctgCGCTTTAACAACTGGTTTTACACAATACTGGGAAGAAACCCCCAG
It includes:
- the Gm13030 gene encoding uncharacterized protein LOC105734733; protein product: MCRFHLLQAIKPPEKQMEQKSSALGSIMKLSQSHATETTWVLPSQGLRDYLLHPACFHHFRKEGRPDCRPANMIYGFDKTHPRRCCTDLLFQPRLLMLSRVLGPEQLQELLQIPDDLTSPSLSYGSNQNLSQALNFPKHVHTG
- the Pla2g2e gene encoding group IIE secretory phospholipase A2 isoform X1, with the protein product MPLGGGRVPLAGGNLVQFGVMIERMTGKPALQYNDYGCYCGVGGSHWPVDETDWCCHAHDCCYGRLEKLGCDPKLEKYLFSITRDNIFCAGRTACQRHTCECDKRAALCFRHNLNTYNRKYAHYPNKLCTGPTPPC
- the Pla2g2e gene encoding group IIE secretory phospholipase A2 isoform X2; translated protein: MPPAYLPQDETSHCPGLPLPPGCCHAHDCCYGRLEKLGCDPKLEKYLFSITRDNIFCAGRTACQRHTCECDKRAALCFRHNLNTYNRKYAHYPNKLCTGPTPPC
- the Pla2g2e gene encoding group IIE secretory phospholipase A2 precursor; the protein is MKPPIALACLCLLVPLAGGNLVQFGVMIERMTGKPALQYNDYGCYCGVGGSHWPVDETDWCCHAHDCCYGRLEKLGCDPKLEKYLFSITRDNIFCAGRTACQRHTCECDKRAALCFRHNLNTYNRKYAHYPNKLCTGPTPPC